The following are from one region of the Etheostoma spectabile isolate EspeVRDwgs_2016 chromosome 2, UIUC_Espe_1.0, whole genome shotgun sequence genome:
- the tmem109 gene encoding voltage-gated monoatomic cation channel TMEM109 yields MFVHSDGGAFTGLFVLSASLLLVSGEEVWESRSGIQELRRALADLAGEGRTYLGRLAGEQTLLSVQKAFSQVLAVVAEAVSAALNVLFHNVSHVLQAAGVQGVPVPRVSPDGLIFVTQWLILALIGYWLISLVFGLVASALRRALWLLKVGVALLCFGLIVSDRSVDADTTAIRLAGLVCACVLLGVGTGRGSVAADRTAQLEQQLKTLERRLGDMERWSRTEE; encoded by the exons ATGTTCGTCCATTCGGATGGCGGAGCTTTCACCGGGCTGTTTGTGCTCAGCGCCTCGCTGCTGCTTGTCTCGGGGGAGGAAGTGTGGGAGAGCCGCTCCGGGATCCAGGAGCTCCGGAGAGCCCTGGCCGACCTGGCCGGGGAGGGGAGGACTTACCTGGGCAGGCTGGCCGGGGAGCAGACGCTGCTCTCGGTGCAGAAG gctTTCTCTCAGGTCCTGGCGGTTGTGGCAGAAGCTGTGTCCGCAGCTCTGAACGTGCTCTTCCACAATGTCTCACATGTCCTGCAGGCTGCTGGAGTCCAAG GTGTCCCCGTCCCAAGAGTGTCCCCAGACGGGCTGATCTTTGTGACCCAGTGGCTTATCCTGGCTCTCATTGGCTACTGGCTGATCTCCCTTGTTTTCGGATTGGTTGCCTCGGCTCTGAGGCGGGCTCTGTGGCTGCTGAAAGTAGGCGTGGCTTTGCTGTGTTTTGGCCTGATTGTGAGCGACCGCAGCGTGGACGCAGACACCACCGCCATCCGATTGGCCGGCCTGGTGTGTGCCTGCGTACTATTGGGCGTGGGGACGGGGCGGGGCTCCGTGGCGGCTGATAGGACGGCTCAGCTGGAGCAACAGctgaagaccctggagagacgGCTCGGAGACATGGAGCGGTGGAGCAGGACGGAGGAGTGA